A section of the Bifidobacterium sp. ESL0728 genome encodes:
- the zwf gene encoding glucose-6-phosphate dehydrogenase, whose protein sequence is MNEQKTWVNPLRDPRDLRLPRIAGPCSLVIFGVTGDLAKKKLQPAIYDLANRGLLPPSFGLIGFGRRPWSNEEFANFVKENVKARCRTPFRESTWTNLAKGIRFVQGTFDDKAAFERLSQTVKELDRDRGTRGNHAFYMSVPPSAFPIVSKQLADSGLAKSNNDAWRRVIIEKPFGHDLQSAKELDRVVSEVFDPSSVFRIDHYLGKETVQNMLALRFANSMFEPIWNSNYVDHVQITMAEDMGIGGRAGYYDGIGAARDVIQNHLLQLMALTAMEEPVSFAASDLTAEKTKVLSAVRLPGDLGAYTARGQYAAGWQGSEEVCGYLDEKGIDKSSVTETYAAITLDVDTRRWAGVPFYLRTGKRLGKRVTEIAVVFKRAPHLPFEQTAVRELGNNAIVIRVQPNEGVTMRFGAKVPGATAMEVRDVSMDFSYGQSFTENSPEAYERLILDVLLGDPPLFPTTKEVDLSWQILDPIEEYWATLGQPQPYRAGTWGPKEADEMLERDGRHWRMP, encoded by the coding sequence CAAAAAACTTGGGTGAACCCTCTGCGCGACCCGCGAGACCTACGGCTGCCGCGCATTGCCGGACCCTGCAGCCTGGTGATTTTCGGCGTCACCGGCGATCTGGCGAAAAAGAAACTGCAGCCGGCCATATATGACTTGGCCAATCGTGGCCTTCTGCCGCCAAGCTTCGGCCTCATCGGTTTCGGCCGTCGCCCGTGGAGCAACGAGGAATTCGCCAACTTTGTCAAGGAAAACGTAAAGGCCCGCTGCCGCACACCGTTCCGCGAATCGACCTGGACGAATCTCGCCAAAGGCATCCGCTTCGTGCAGGGCACGTTCGACGACAAGGCGGCTTTCGAGCGCTTGAGCCAAACGGTCAAGGAACTCGACCGCGACCGTGGAACCCGTGGTAACCACGCGTTCTACATGTCCGTGCCGCCGAGCGCCTTCCCCATCGTCTCCAAGCAACTCGCCGATTCCGGGCTGGCAAAGTCCAACAACGATGCCTGGCGCCGTGTGATCATCGAGAAGCCGTTCGGCCACGACCTTCAAAGCGCAAAGGAACTCGACCGCGTCGTCTCCGAGGTCTTCGACCCGAGCTCGGTCTTCCGCATTGACCACTACTTGGGCAAGGAAACCGTGCAGAACATGCTGGCGCTGCGGTTCGCCAACTCCATGTTCGAGCCGATCTGGAACTCCAACTACGTCGACCACGTGCAGATCACGATGGCCGAGGACATGGGCATCGGCGGTCGCGCGGGTTATTACGACGGCATCGGCGCCGCACGCGACGTAATACAGAATCATTTGCTGCAGCTGATGGCCCTGACCGCGATGGAAGAGCCGGTGAGCTTCGCAGCCTCCGACCTTACTGCCGAAAAAACGAAAGTGCTTTCCGCCGTCCGCCTGCCTGGTGACCTTGGCGCCTATACCGCCCGTGGCCAGTACGCCGCCGGGTGGCAGGGCTCCGAGGAAGTCTGCGGCTACCTCGACGAAAAGGGCATCGACAAATCCAGCGTCACCGAGACTTATGCGGCCATCACGCTTGACGTCGATACACGCCGCTGGGCTGGAGTGCCGTTCTACCTGCGCACCGGCAAGCGCCTAGGCAAGCGCGTCACGGAAATAGCCGTGGTCTTCAAGCGCGCCCCGCATCTGCCCTTCGAGCAGACCGCAGTGCGCGAACTCGGCAACAATGCCATCGTCATCCGCGTGCAGCCCAACGAAGGCGTCACCATGCGCTTCGGCGCGAAGGTGCCAGGCGCCACCGCCATGGAAGTCCGCGATGTGTCGATGGACTTCAGCTACGGCCAAAGCTTCACCGAAAACTCGCCCGAGGCTTACGAACGCTTGATTTTGGACGTGCTACTCGGCGATCCGCCACTTTTCCCGACCACCAAAGAGGTCGATTTGAGCTGGCAGATTCTCGACCCGATCGAGGAATACTGGGCCACGCTCGGCCAGCCGCAGCCCTACCGCGCCGGCACTTGGGGACCGAAGGAAGCTGACGAAATGCTTGAGCGCGATGGACGCCATTGGAGGATGCCATGA